The Phytohabitans houttuyneae genome has a segment encoding these proteins:
- a CDS encoding VOC family protein yields MAQPVVHFEIIGADPERLRGYYGELFGWAFDTGGPIAAPVSEPGRYGFTQPDSGIPGGVGGGAGHAPHTVFYVGVPDVAAALARAESLGGKRVMGPERAPGRDLVVAHFTDPEGNLMGLAGPA; encoded by the coding sequence ATGGCACAGCCGGTCGTGCACTTCGAGATCATCGGCGCCGATCCCGAGCGGCTCCGCGGCTACTACGGCGAGCTGTTCGGCTGGGCGTTCGACACGGGCGGCCCGATCGCCGCGCCGGTCTCCGAGCCCGGGCGGTACGGGTTCACCCAACCCGACAGCGGCATACCGGGCGGTGTCGGCGGCGGCGCCGGCCACGCGCCGCACACGGTCTTCTACGTCGGGGTTCCGGACGTGGCGGCCGCGCTGGCCAGGGCGGAGAGCCTGGGCGGCAAGCGGGTGATGGGCCCGGAGCGCGCACCCGGCCGCGACCTCGTGGTCGCCCACTTCACCGACCCCGAGGGCAACCTGATGGGCCTCGCCGGCCCGGCGTAA
- the tsaA gene encoding tRNA (N6-threonylcarbamoyladenosine(37)-N6)-methyltransferase TrmO, with protein MTSDYEIHPIGYVESPLADPAAAPKQGVEGAPEATLVFRPEMAEGLADLAAGDEVWVLTWLHKARRDVLAVHPRDDPATPLTGVFSTRSQDRPNPVGLHRVRVVAVGGTRVRVRDLEAVDGTPVVDVKPVIGGGR; from the coding sequence ATGACCTCCGACTACGAGATACACCCCATCGGGTACGTGGAGTCGCCGCTCGCCGACCCCGCCGCCGCGCCCAAGCAGGGTGTCGAGGGCGCGCCCGAGGCGACGCTGGTGTTCCGGCCCGAGATGGCCGAGGGCCTCGCCGACCTGGCCGCCGGCGACGAGGTGTGGGTGCTGACCTGGCTGCACAAGGCGCGGCGCGACGTGCTGGCCGTGCATCCGCGCGACGACCCGGCCACGCCGCTGACCGGTGTCTTCAGCACCCGCTCCCAGGACCGGCCCAACCCGGTCGGGCTGCACCGGGTGCGGGTGGTCGCGGTCGGCGGCACCCGCGTGCGGGTGCGCGACCTGGAGGCCGTCGACGGCACGCCCGTCGTCGACGTCAAGCCGGTGATCGGCGGCGGCCGCTGA
- a CDS encoding glycosyl hydrolase, with protein sequence MRAGPSTTTQRPRKRQRLRLLAAGAVVILASGLITIAAGRAADAAPVGAGSYTETLPPGAALPSGCGTISSNPRQFLTANAPAGAVPTNDWWSSLVFKRSDCAYSLPLHAHPISYDTFAGGLGFSYTTTPSISGTPTTVGEYHYSYSQDLLVGVAGLNAPIVRVDGWSDWTVSPYWTDGTRTLRATIGHGLPFAYFQATGGNAQITTAGTPTVWLDSGATLGFTAGGSDYVAYAPTGAAWTVSGGTITSTLAGRGYFSVALLPSSGNRVDLANRYGQYAHAHVTGTRVSYAYNPANNGLNTTYAFTTTAREGSASGTVVSLYPHQWRYLSGAAPITETYVSARGAMRTLVGVPSFQTQMTFRGVLPEVPAVADSAGADLTTLNNYLAAVQGSPEGPSGGDTYWAGKGLGRAARIAEIADQVGNTAVRNSALTAIRNRLNNWLTASSGEGGQLFYYNANWGTLIGYPASYGSDQELNDHHFHYGYFIAAAATLAKFDPTWASSGQYGGMIDLLIRDANNYDRGDTRFPYLRDFDIYAGHDWASGHGSFGAGNNQESSSEGQNFANALIQWGQATGNAAVRNAGIFLYTTQAAAIQEYWFDAADQNFPSAFGHSTVGMVWGDGGAYATWFSGEPEMIQGINMLPITGGHLYLGYNPSYVNTNYAELVRNNGGPPTVWQDILWEFQALGNGDAALANFRANSGFTSEEGRARRTPSTGSATSPHWARWTRRCRPTTR encoded by the coding sequence ATGAGAGCCGGACCGTCGACCACGACTCAGAGACCCCGAAAGCGGCAGCGGCTTCGCCTGCTCGCCGCCGGCGCGGTCGTCATCCTCGCCAGCGGACTGATCACGATCGCGGCCGGCAGGGCCGCGGACGCCGCGCCGGTCGGGGCGGGCAGCTACACCGAGACGCTCCCGCCCGGCGCGGCGCTCCCGTCCGGGTGCGGGACGATCTCCAGCAACCCGCGCCAGTTTCTGACCGCGAACGCGCCGGCCGGCGCCGTGCCCACAAACGACTGGTGGTCGTCACTGGTGTTCAAGCGCTCGGACTGCGCGTACAGCCTGCCGCTGCACGCCCACCCGATCTCGTACGACACGTTCGCGGGCGGCCTGGGCTTCTCGTACACGACCACGCCGAGCATCAGCGGCACGCCGACCACCGTCGGCGAGTACCACTACTCGTACTCGCAGGACCTCCTCGTCGGTGTCGCCGGGCTGAACGCCCCCATCGTGCGGGTGGACGGGTGGAGCGACTGGACCGTGTCGCCGTACTGGACCGACGGCACCCGCACGCTGCGCGCCACGATCGGCCACGGGCTGCCGTTCGCGTACTTCCAGGCGACCGGCGGCAACGCCCAGATCACCACCGCCGGCACGCCCACCGTGTGGCTCGACAGCGGTGCCACGCTGGGCTTCACTGCCGGCGGCAGCGACTACGTGGCGTACGCGCCGACCGGGGCGGCGTGGACCGTCAGCGGCGGCACCATCACGTCCACACTGGCCGGTCGCGGCTACTTCTCCGTCGCCCTCCTGCCCAGCAGCGGCAACCGTGTGGACCTCGCCAACCGCTATGGCCAGTACGCGCACGCACACGTCACCGGCACCCGCGTCTCGTACGCCTACAACCCGGCGAACAACGGCCTGAACACCACGTACGCCTTCACCACCACGGCCCGCGAGGGGAGCGCCAGCGGGACTGTCGTCAGCCTCTACCCGCACCAGTGGCGGTACCTGAGCGGCGCCGCACCGATCACCGAGACCTACGTCTCGGCGCGCGGGGCGATGCGGACGCTGGTCGGGGTGCCGAGCTTCCAGACCCAGATGACGTTCCGCGGCGTACTGCCCGAGGTGCCGGCGGTCGCGGACAGCGCGGGCGCAGACCTGACCACGCTCAACAACTACCTCGCCGCCGTGCAGGGCAGCCCGGAGGGCCCCTCGGGCGGCGACACGTACTGGGCCGGCAAGGGCCTTGGCCGCGCCGCCCGGATCGCCGAGATCGCCGACCAGGTGGGCAACACCGCCGTGCGCAACAGCGCGCTCACCGCGATCCGCAACCGGCTCAACAACTGGCTCACCGCCTCGTCCGGCGAGGGCGGCCAGCTGTTCTACTACAACGCCAACTGGGGCACGCTGATCGGCTACCCCGCCTCGTACGGCTCGGACCAGGAGCTCAACGACCACCACTTCCACTACGGGTACTTCATCGCGGCGGCCGCGACGCTGGCCAAGTTCGACCCCACGTGGGCCTCGTCCGGGCAGTACGGCGGCATGATCGACCTGCTGATCCGGGACGCCAACAACTACGACCGCGGCGACACCCGCTTCCCGTACCTGCGCGACTTCGACATCTACGCCGGCCACGACTGGGCCTCCGGGCACGGCTCGTTCGGCGCCGGCAACAACCAGGAGTCCTCTTCGGAGGGTCAGAACTTCGCCAACGCCCTCATCCAGTGGGGCCAGGCGACCGGCAACGCGGCGGTCCGCAACGCCGGCATCTTCCTCTACACCACGCAGGCGGCGGCGATCCAGGAGTACTGGTTCGACGCGGCCGACCAGAACTTCCCGTCCGCGTTCGGCCACTCCACGGTCGGCATGGTGTGGGGTGACGGCGGCGCGTACGCGACCTGGTTCAGCGGCGAGCCGGAGATGATCCAGGGCATCAACATGCTGCCCATCACCGGCGGCCACCTGTACCTCGGCTACAACCCGTCCTATGTGAACACCAACTACGCCGAGCTGGTGCGCAACAACGGCGGACCGCCGACCGTCTGGCAGGACATCCTGTGGGAGTTCCAGGCGCTGGGCAACGGCGACGCGGCCCTGGCCAACTTCCGGGCCAACAGCGGCTTCACCTCCGAGGAGGGGAGAGCAAGGCGCACACCTTCCACTGGATCCGCAACCTCGCCGCACTGGGCACGGTGGACACGTCGGTGTCGGCCAACCACCCGCTGA
- a CDS encoding LacI family DNA-binding transcriptional regulator, with protein sequence MQERGRPVTINDIAAATGVAASTVSRALSKPGRVSTSTRERIEAAARELDYIPNRQARALTSGRTQTIAVLVSDVTNPFYFGIIRGTHQALKAAGYAQLLIDSEDSAEVETQMLHRMRQSLDGAILAASRLSERALTLLAAEIPLVTINRNVRGVQSVMIDTPSGIVQAVEHLASLGHRDLTYVSGPERSWPNEARWRAMRTAAAKLGLQVRRVGPFAGSRPSGTAAADAVLNTRATACVVFNDLLAIGMLSRLGERGVRLPDDLSIVGCDDIFGADFCHPPLTTLTAPIGQAGRVAVAMLLSRLKGQTPPDAVRRTVVLSTHLTVRESTGPAPAVVGHDGGP encoded by the coding sequence GTGCAGGAGCGCGGCCGCCCGGTGACCATCAACGACATCGCCGCGGCGACCGGCGTCGCCGCGTCCACCGTGTCCCGCGCGCTCAGCAAGCCGGGCCGGGTCAGCACGAGCACCCGCGAGCGGATCGAGGCCGCCGCGCGGGAGCTCGACTACATCCCGAACAGGCAGGCCCGGGCGCTCACCTCCGGCCGCACGCAGACGATCGCGGTGCTGGTCTCCGACGTGACCAACCCGTTCTACTTCGGCATCATCCGCGGCACGCACCAGGCCCTCAAGGCCGCGGGGTACGCCCAGCTGCTCATCGACAGCGAGGACTCCGCCGAGGTCGAGACCCAGATGCTGCACCGGATGCGCCAGTCGCTCGACGGCGCGATCCTCGCCGCGTCCCGCCTGTCCGAGCGCGCTCTCACGCTGCTCGCCGCCGAGATCCCGCTGGTCACCATCAACCGCAACGTGCGCGGCGTGCAGAGCGTCATGATCGATACGCCGAGCGGCATCGTCCAGGCCGTCGAGCACCTGGCCTCGCTCGGCCACCGCGACCTGACCTACGTCTCCGGCCCCGAGCGCTCCTGGCCCAACGAGGCGCGCTGGCGGGCGATGCGCACCGCGGCGGCCAAGCTCGGGCTGCAGGTGCGCCGCGTCGGCCCGTTCGCCGGCTCCCGCCCCTCCGGCACCGCGGCGGCCGACGCCGTGCTCAACACCCGGGCCACCGCGTGCGTGGTCTTCAACGACCTGCTCGCGATCGGCATGCTGAGCCGGCTGGGCGAGCGGGGTGTCCGGCTGCCCGACGACCTGAGCATCGTCGGCTGCGACGACATCTTCGGCGCCGACTTCTGCCACCCGCCGCTCACCACGCTGACCGCGCCGATCGGGCAGGCCGGCCGGGTCGCGGTCGCGATGCTGCTGTCGCGGCTGAAGGGCCAGACGCCGCCGGACGCCGTCCGCCGCACGGTCGTGCTCTCCACGCACCTCACCGTCCGCGAGTCGACCGGCCCGGCCCCCGCGGTGGTCGGGCATGATGGCGGGCCATGA
- a CDS encoding carbohydrate ABC transporter permease, translated as MRRARRVAERQRPLWMLAPGGVLLVLVVGVPLAVAGQISLLDLDQYTFRQWLDAPFVGLDNYVEAVRDSSLPHAIWVSTAYAVIVTLVTLPVGVAAALAAHDRFTGRGLVRSVLLVPYVLPAFVVGTVWRVILQPDGVADAAVGRAGLDAGLWLNGPRSFWALVIVQAWTAWPLLYLLTLAGLQTVDPEVHEAAAIDGAGWWVKLRRLIFPYLRGPVALGLVITFLHSVNNFTLPYVLFGVPSPRDVEVLPVLTYVESFQNFRFGLSAAMAVFSLGVVAVPLLGYLRAVRLT; from the coding sequence GTGAGGCGCGCGCGCCGCGTCGCCGAGCGCCAGCGTCCCCTGTGGATGCTGGCGCCCGGTGGTGTGCTGCTGGTGCTCGTGGTCGGCGTGCCGCTGGCGGTGGCCGGCCAGATCTCGCTGCTCGACCTCGACCAGTACACGTTCCGGCAGTGGCTGGACGCGCCGTTCGTGGGGCTGGACAACTACGTCGAGGCGGTGCGCGATTCCAGCCTGCCGCACGCGATCTGGGTCAGCACCGCGTACGCGGTGATCGTCACGCTCGTCACCCTGCCGGTCGGGGTGGCCGCCGCGCTCGCCGCGCACGACCGCTTCACCGGCCGGGGGCTGGTCCGCTCGGTGCTGCTGGTGCCGTACGTGCTGCCCGCGTTCGTGGTCGGCACCGTGTGGCGGGTGATCCTCCAGCCGGACGGCGTCGCCGACGCGGCGGTCGGCCGCGCCGGCCTGGACGCCGGGCTCTGGCTCAACGGGCCGCGCAGCTTCTGGGCGCTCGTCATCGTCCAGGCGTGGACCGCGTGGCCGCTGCTCTACCTGCTCACGCTCGCCGGACTGCAGACCGTCGACCCGGAGGTGCACGAGGCGGCCGCGATCGACGGCGCCGGGTGGTGGGTGAAGCTGCGGCGGCTCATCTTCCCGTACCTGCGCGGCCCGGTCGCCCTCGGCCTCGTCATCACGTTCCTGCACAGCGTCAACAACTTCACGCTGCCGTACGTGCTCTTCGGCGTGCCCAGCCCGCGCGACGTGGAGGTGCTGCCGGTGCTGACCTACGTGGAGAGCTTCCAGAACTTCCGGTTCGGCCTCAGCGCGGCCATGGCGGTCTTCTCGCTCGGCGTGGTCGCGGTGCCGCTGCTCGGGTACCTGCGGGCGGTGCGGCTGACATGA
- a CDS encoding ABC transporter substrate-binding protein, which translates to MKAIRGAIALLLGSALLTACGSDGGGGTDGAGKTLDVLIGANTIYPEQQREWFDEVSATFKAQTGATVRFETFATPNDELTRIQTSVLSGQGPDVYALGTTFTPTAYATKAFVELSAEDWGKLGGRDKFLPSTLGISGPDEQHEVGVPFTSRPFVMAYNKDLLAKAGFDKPADSWDGLRDQARKLTSAGVYGLAVAYADSFDPWKFIWAMSLQAGNPLVDGGKARLDDPTTAAAYRTYLGWVATDKVVDPAAVGWKNAQAIAAFGAGKAAFLPMVSATSKVTLDKSAVAGRYGYAIMPTIPPGATALPAGGSGAASILSGDNLVVASYSKDKDLALAFVKMLTDVEAQRSYYKTFGELPTNAALAAELQADPALAAMVESSSKAVGTPFTGAWSQIQLALVNVVVQSVPALSSGTVDSAKLDALIKQAQSTAQGALDKAK; encoded by the coding sequence ATGAAGGCCATCCGCGGCGCCATCGCTCTCCTTCTCGGCTCGGCCCTGCTGACCGCCTGCGGCTCGGACGGCGGCGGCGGCACCGACGGCGCGGGCAAGACGCTCGACGTCCTGATCGGGGCCAACACGATCTACCCGGAGCAGCAGCGCGAGTGGTTCGACGAGGTCTCGGCGACGTTCAAGGCGCAGACCGGGGCGACGGTGCGGTTCGAGACCTTCGCCACCCCCAACGACGAGCTGACCCGCATACAGACCTCGGTGCTGTCCGGCCAGGGTCCGGACGTGTACGCGCTGGGCACCACGTTCACGCCGACGGCGTACGCGACGAAGGCGTTCGTGGAGCTCAGCGCCGAGGACTGGGGCAAGCTCGGCGGGCGGGACAAGTTCCTGCCGTCCACATTGGGCATCTCCGGGCCGGACGAGCAGCACGAGGTCGGCGTCCCGTTCACGAGCCGCCCGTTCGTGATGGCGTACAACAAGGACCTGCTCGCCAAGGCCGGCTTCGACAAGCCCGCCGACAGCTGGGACGGCCTGCGCGACCAGGCCAGGAAGCTCACCTCCGCCGGCGTGTACGGGCTGGCCGTCGCCTACGCGGACAGCTTCGACCCGTGGAAGTTCATCTGGGCGATGTCGCTGCAGGCGGGCAACCCGCTCGTCGACGGCGGCAAGGCGCGGCTCGACGACCCGACGACGGCGGCCGCCTACCGCACGTACCTGGGCTGGGTCGCCACCGACAAGGTCGTCGACCCGGCCGCGGTCGGCTGGAAGAACGCGCAGGCCATCGCGGCGTTCGGTGCCGGCAAGGCGGCGTTCCTGCCGATGGTGTCGGCGACCTCGAAGGTGACGCTGGACAAGTCGGCGGTCGCCGGGCGGTACGGGTACGCCATCATGCCGACGATCCCGCCCGGCGCCACCGCACTGCCGGCCGGTGGCAGCGGCGCGGCGAGCATCCTGTCCGGCGACAACCTCGTGGTCGCCTCGTACTCCAAGGACAAGGACCTCGCCTTGGCGTTCGTGAAGATGCTGACCGACGTCGAGGCGCAGCGCTCGTACTACAAGACCTTCGGCGAGCTGCCCACCAACGCCGCGCTCGCCGCGGAGCTGCAGGCCGACCCGGCGCTCGCCGCGATGGTCGAGTCCTCGTCGAAGGCCGTCGGCACGCCGTTCACCGGCGCCTGGAGCCAGATCCAGCTCGCGCTCGTCAACGTCGTCGTCCAGTCGGTGCCGGCCCTGTCGTCGGGCACGGTGGACAGCGCCAAGCTGGACGCGCTCATCAAGCAGGCCCAGTCGACCGCGCAGGGCGCGCTGGACAAGGCCAAGTGA
- a CDS encoding thiamine pyrophosphate-requiring protein — MAERTVSDVLVERLHAWGVDRVFGYSGDGIDGVLGALRRAGKPVFVQARHEETAALMAVGHAKYTGGVGVCLSTQGPGAVHLLNGLYDAKLDSKPVVAIVGQQVSTVLGSAYQQEIDLVRLFGDVCAQFVQAAHTPEQVPMLVDRAFRTALATRSPTCVVLPHDVQTEPAPEPGAHEHGVMTTSAGVRPARVIPRAGDIRDAAEVLASGERVAILVGQGAYGAGEGLVELADRLGAGVAASLLGKPVLDEGLPFHTGVMGHLGTTASAELMRGCDTLLLVGTNDPWTEFYPAPGQARAVQIDIDGRRLGVRYPVEVPLLGDAAETIEALLAVVERRDNDAWRQRVRTWVRDWDRIAAERAAAAADPLNPQGVVRALNGRLPADAMVAVDVGSVTYWYARHLRLPPGVPAHLSSTLASMGSALPYGLAAKLAEPARPVVALAGDGAMQMNGLAELITVAARWRDWADPRFAVCVLNNRDLAEVSWEQRETEGEPRFHASQHLPDVPYARWAQLLGLGGVRVSSPDEVEAAWDEALRADRPFVIDAVVDPAVPLLPPLQPFEKIQPMYTGLAAEDTPLARRAAAHLRRERAGEGFSDPG, encoded by the coding sequence ATGGCTGAGCGCACCGTCTCCGACGTCCTTGTCGAACGCCTCCACGCCTGGGGGGTGGACCGCGTCTTCGGCTACTCCGGGGACGGCATCGACGGGGTGCTGGGCGCGCTGCGCCGCGCCGGCAAGCCGGTGTTCGTGCAGGCGCGTCACGAGGAGACGGCCGCGCTCATGGCTGTCGGGCACGCCAAGTACACGGGCGGGGTCGGTGTGTGCCTGTCCACGCAGGGGCCCGGCGCGGTGCACCTGCTCAACGGCCTCTACGACGCCAAGCTGGACTCCAAGCCGGTCGTCGCGATCGTGGGCCAGCAGGTGTCGACGGTGCTGGGCAGCGCGTACCAGCAGGAGATCGACCTCGTCCGCCTCTTCGGTGACGTGTGCGCCCAGTTCGTACAGGCCGCGCACACGCCCGAGCAGGTGCCGATGCTGGTCGACCGGGCGTTCCGTACGGCGCTGGCCACCCGCAGCCCGACCTGCGTCGTGCTGCCCCACGACGTGCAGACCGAGCCCGCGCCGGAACCGGGCGCGCACGAGCACGGCGTGATGACGACCAGCGCCGGCGTGCGCCCGGCCCGCGTGATCCCGCGCGCCGGCGACATCCGGGACGCCGCCGAGGTGCTGGCCTCCGGCGAACGGGTGGCGATCCTCGTCGGCCAGGGTGCTTACGGCGCGGGCGAGGGCCTTGTCGAGCTCGCCGACCGGCTGGGCGCCGGCGTGGCCGCGTCGCTGCTGGGCAAGCCGGTGCTGGACGAGGGCCTGCCCTTCCACACCGGCGTGATGGGCCACCTCGGCACCACCGCGAGCGCCGAGCTGATGCGCGGCTGCGACACGCTGCTGCTGGTCGGCACCAACGACCCGTGGACCGAGTTCTATCCCGCGCCCGGGCAGGCCCGCGCGGTGCAGATCGACATCGACGGCCGCCGGCTCGGCGTGCGGTACCCGGTCGAGGTCCCGCTGCTCGGCGACGCCGCCGAGACGATCGAGGCGCTGCTCGCGGTGGTCGAGCGCCGCGACAACGATGCGTGGCGGCAGCGGGTGCGGACGTGGGTGCGCGACTGGGACCGGATCGCCGCGGAACGGGCCGCCGCGGCCGCCGACCCGCTCAACCCGCAGGGCGTCGTCCGGGCGCTGAACGGCCGGCTGCCCGCCGACGCGATGGTGGCGGTGGACGTGGGCTCGGTGACCTACTGGTACGCCCGGCACCTGCGCCTGCCGCCCGGTGTACCGGCCCACCTGTCCAGCACCCTCGCCTCGATGGGCTCCGCCCTGCCGTACGGCCTCGCCGCCAAGCTCGCCGAGCCCGCGCGGCCGGTGGTGGCGCTGGCCGGCGACGGCGCCATGCAGATGAACGGCCTCGCCGAGCTCATCACGGTCGCCGCCCGGTGGCGGGACTGGGCCGACCCGCGGTTTGCCGTGTGCGTGCTGAACAACCGCGACCTGGCCGAGGTGAGCTGGGAGCAGCGGGAGACCGAGGGCGAGCCCCGCTTCCACGCCTCGCAGCACCTGCCCGACGTGCCGTACGCACGCTGGGCGCAGCTGCTGGGGCTGGGCGGCGTCCGGGTGAGCTCACCGGACGAGGTCGAGGCGGCCTGGGACGAGGCGCTGCGCGCGGACCGGCCGTTCGTGATCGACGCGGTCGTCGACCCGGCGGTGCCGCTGCTGCCGCCGCTGCAGCCGTTCGAGAAGATCCAGCCGATGTACACCGGCCTCGCCGCCGAGGACACCCCGCTTGCCCGCCGGGCCGCCGCTCACCTGCGGCGCGAACGCGCCGGCGAGGGCTTCAGCGATCCCGGGTGA
- a CDS encoding NAD(P)/FAD-dependent oxidoreductase produces the protein MEQFDVIVIGGGAAGLSGALTLARARRAVAVVDAGEPRNAPAEGVHNFLTRDGMTPAALVAEGRAEVTRYGGTLVAGAARGARRTDCGFEVDLDSGHRLAARRLLVASGLVDELPDVAGLRERWGHDVVHCPYCHGWEVRDRAIGVLGSGTMSADKALLFRQWSADVVLFTHTAAPLTGEQAERLAARGVRVVEGEVAAVEVSGDRIAGLRLADGTVVARDIVAISPRMVASSPVLDDLGLKPVEHPMGVGAAYAAGPAGQTDLPGVWVAGNVTDLMAQVVGAAAQGTVAGAAINMDLVAEDADRAVAAGRASQDGNPPATIA, from the coding sequence ATGGAACAGTTCGACGTGATCGTGATCGGTGGCGGCGCCGCGGGCCTGAGCGGCGCACTGACCCTGGCCCGCGCCCGGCGGGCGGTGGCCGTGGTGGACGCGGGCGAGCCGCGCAACGCACCCGCCGAGGGTGTGCACAACTTCCTGACCCGCGACGGGATGACGCCGGCCGCGCTGGTCGCCGAGGGGCGGGCAGAGGTGACCCGGTACGGCGGCACGCTCGTCGCGGGCGCGGCGCGGGGCGCCCGCCGCACGGACTGCGGGTTCGAGGTCGACCTGGACAGCGGCCACCGGCTCGCCGCCCGGCGCCTGCTGGTGGCCAGCGGCCTCGTCGACGAGCTGCCCGACGTCGCCGGGCTGCGCGAGCGGTGGGGGCACGACGTGGTCCACTGCCCGTACTGCCACGGCTGGGAGGTGCGCGACCGGGCCATCGGCGTGCTCGGGTCCGGCACGATGTCGGCGGACAAGGCGCTGCTGTTCCGCCAGTGGTCGGCGGACGTGGTGCTCTTCACGCACACCGCGGCGCCGCTGACCGGTGAGCAGGCCGAGCGGCTGGCCGCGCGCGGTGTGCGGGTGGTCGAGGGCGAGGTGGCGGCCGTCGAGGTGTCCGGCGACCGGATCGCCGGGCTGCGGCTGGCGGACGGCACCGTCGTCGCCCGCGACATCGTGGCGATCTCCCCGCGCATGGTCGCCTCCTCGCCGGTCCTGGACGACCTGGGGCTCAAGCCGGTCGAGCACCCGATGGGCGTGGGCGCGGCCTACGCCGCCGGGCCGGCCGGGCAGACCGACCTGCCCGGTGTCTGGGTGGCCGGCAACGTCACCGACCTGATGGCACAGGTGGTGGGCGCGGCGGCGCAGGGCACGGTGGCCGGTGCCGCGATCAACATGGACCTTGTCGCCGAGGACGCCGACCGCGCCGTGGCAGCCGGTCGCGCGTCGCAGGATGGCAATCCACCGGCAACAATCGCTTGA
- a CDS encoding class I SAM-dependent methyltransferase gives MNEALYTGAARYYAAGRLPYPAELPEVLRAGLGLDGRGRLLDVGCGPGTLTRELAPLFAGAVGVDADPDMIAEARRSPVDGLEWRHLRAEELPAGLGTFRVATFAQSFHWMDRPLVARRVRGMLEPGGAWVHVDGITHRGDDGTDPLPHPEPPHEAIDALVRRYLGPVRRAGTALLPQGTPAGEAEIMRAAGYTGPERLPAGGGTVYERSADQVVAQAFSLSWSAPHLFGARVGEFERDLRDLLRDASPSGRFAQRSRETVLLVWRPSEGPL, from the coding sequence GTGAACGAAGCGCTCTACACCGGCGCCGCCCGGTACTACGCGGCCGGCCGGCTGCCGTACCCCGCCGAGCTGCCCGAGGTGCTCCGCGCCGGGCTGGGACTCGACGGGCGCGGACGGCTGCTCGACGTGGGGTGCGGCCCCGGCACGCTGACCCGCGAGCTGGCGCCGCTGTTCGCGGGTGCGGTCGGTGTCGACGCCGACCCCGACATGATCGCCGAGGCGCGCCGGTCGCCTGTGGACGGTCTGGAGTGGAGGCACCTGCGCGCCGAGGAGCTGCCGGCCGGGCTCGGCACCTTCCGCGTGGCGACGTTCGCGCAGTCGTTCCACTGGATGGACCGCCCCCTGGTGGCCCGGCGGGTCCGCGGGATGCTCGAGCCCGGCGGCGCCTGGGTGCACGTCGACGGGATCACCCACCGCGGCGATGACGGCACCGACCCGCTGCCGCACCCCGAGCCGCCGCACGAGGCGATCGACGCGCTGGTGCGCCGCTACCTCGGCCCGGTGCGCCGCGCGGGCACGGCGCTGCTGCCGCAGGGCACGCCCGCCGGCGAGGCGGAGATCATGCGGGCGGCCGGCTACACCGGCCCGGAGCGGCTGCCGGCCGGCGGCGGCACGGTGTACGAGCGCTCCGCCGACCAGGTGGTGGCGCAGGCGTTCTCGCTGTCCTGGTCCGCGCCGCACCTTTTCGGCGCGCGGGTCGGCGAGTTCGAGCGGGACCTGCGCGACCTGCTGCGGGACGCGTCGCCGTCGGGCCGGTTCGCGCAGCGCTCGCGGGAGACCGTGCTCCTGGTGTGGCGGCCGTCGGAAGGGCCGCTGTAG
- a CDS encoding helix-turn-helix domain-containing protein: protein MDDDLDSVLAAVGPRLRELRRRRGTTLTDLSAATGISVSTLSRLESGQRRPTLELLLPLARAHGVQIDELVGAPATGDPRVHLRPIRHNGMTMVPLTRRAGGVQAYKLIIESGRSTPEPKTHEGYEWMYVLNGRLRVVLGDRDFVLVAGEAAEFDTRVPHWFGSLDGEPAELLSLFGPQGERAHLRARSVTRDR from the coding sequence GTGGACGACGACCTGGACAGCGTTCTCGCCGCGGTCGGGCCGCGGCTGCGTGAGCTGCGGCGGCGGCGCGGCACCACCTTGACCGACCTGTCCGCCGCGACCGGCATCTCGGTCTCCACCCTCTCCCGGCTGGAGTCCGGCCAGCGCCGGCCCACGCTCGAGCTGCTGCTGCCGCTGGCCCGCGCGCACGGTGTGCAGATCGACGAGCTGGTCGGCGCGCCGGCCACCGGCGACCCGCGCGTGCACCTGCGCCCGATCCGGCACAACGGCATGACCATGGTGCCGCTGACCCGCCGGGCCGGCGGCGTGCAGGCGTACAAGCTGATCATCGAAAGTGGACGGTCCACGCCGGAGCCCAAGACGCACGAGGGCTACGAGTGGATGTACGTGCTGAACGGACGCCTCCGCGTGGTCCTCGGCGACCGCGACTTCGTGCTGGTGGCGGGCGAGGCGGCCGAGTTCGACACGCGGGTGCCGCACTGGTTCGGCAGCCTCGACGGCGAGCCGGCCGAGCTGCTGAGCCTCTTCGGGCCGCAGGGCGAGCGCGCCCACCTGCGGGCCCGTTCGGTCACCCGGGATCGCTGA